A genome region from Erythrolamprus reginae isolate rEryReg1 chromosome 4, rEryReg1.hap1, whole genome shotgun sequence includes the following:
- the LOC139166287 gene encoding alpha-(1,3)-fucosyltransferase 4-like produces MTWTGDSGLGPPARGFPPQSPPLSRATKLWLGLFEPKTSCQFMEAPKPASEQPRARRGSWEAPGGRQWAVLAACLACCALLGGKIAGSVRESAALEDVPREEKGPEAVTVLMWWEPFGLPGHSGGCGQFNVSACRVSTDRGLQSEAHAVVFHQRELQGYRLGRQLRHWPPDQRWIWMNMESPSYIKGLRGLAGLFNWTLSYRTDSDVFVPYGYLRLRPEPLVHLPLPKKTKLVAWVISNWDEGHARVRYYHQLKKYLPIDVYGACGLSLKEDKVVKTVSEYKFYLAFENSQHQDYITEKLWRNALESWAVPVVLGPPRANYERFIPSDAFVHVDDFSDPMELAIYLKFLDKNKNLYRRHFTWRKQYDVRRSSFWTEHCCELCKVIRKVGRQPKTIQNLDKWFRS; encoded by the coding sequence ATGACTTGGACGGGGGACTCTGGCCTGGGCCCCCCCGCGCGAGGCTTTCCCCCTCAGTCGCCACCGCTGTCGCGGGCCACCAAACTATGGCTTGGGCTCTTTGAGCCGAAGACCAGCTGCCAATTCATGGAAGCCCCCAAGCCGGCTTCGGAGCAGCCGCGCGCCCGCCGAGGCTCGTGGGAAGCCCCGGGCGGGCGGCAGTGGGCCGTCCTGGCGGCCTGCTTGGCCTGCTGCGCCTTGCTCGGCGGGAAGATAGCCGGCAGCGTGAGGGAATCTGCGGCGCTTGAAGACGTCCCGCGGGAGGAGAAAGGCCCCGAGGCGGTGACGGTGCTGATGTGGTGGGAGCCCTTTGGCCTCCCCGGCCACTCCGGCGGCTGCGGGCAATTCAACGTCAGCGCCTGCCGCGTCTCCACCGACCGAGGCCTACAGTCTGAGGCGCACGCCGTCGTCTTCCATCAGCGGGAACTGCAGGGTTATCGCCTCGGCCGGCAGCTCCGGCATTGGCCTCCGGACCAGCGTTGGATCTGGATGAACATGGAGTCGCCCAGCTATATCAAAGGCCTGCGAGGCCTGGCCGGCCTATTCAACTGGACCTTGTCCTACCGGACGGACTCGGATGTCTTCGTCCCCTATGGGTACCTCAGGCTTCGCCCTGAGCCCCTGGTCCATCTCCCTTTGCCCAAGAAGACCAAGCTGGTGGCCTGGGTGATCAGCAACTGGGATGAAGGCCACGCCAGGGTCCGTTATTACCACCAGCTGAAAAAATACCTCCCCATTGACGTTTATGGTGCTTGTGGACTGTCGCTCAAAGAGGACAAAGTGGTGAAGACCGTCTCGGAATACAAGTTTTATTTGGCTTTCGAAAACTCCCAGCATCAGGACTACATCACGGAGAAATTGTGGAGGAATGCCTTGGAGTCATGGGCTGTCCCCGTCGTCTTGGGTCCCCCAAGGGCCAACTACGAACGGTTCATCCCTTCCGACGCCTTCGTCCACGTCGATGACTTCTCTGACCCCATGGAGTTGGCCATTTACCTGAAATTCCTAGATAAGAACAAGAACCTGTACCGAAGGCATTTCACCTGGAGGAAACAGTATGATGTGAGGAGGTCGTCCTTTTGGACCGAACATTGTTGCGAGCTTTGTAAGGTCATCAGAAAGGTGGGGAGACAGCCCAAGACCATCCAGAATCTGGACAAGTGGTTTAGAAGTTGA